The following coding sequences lie in one Leishmania donovani BPK282A1 complete genome, chromosome 11 genomic window:
- a CDS encoding PIF1 helicase-like protein, putative — MAKPKRSAGRRRTQRETATPTPAVVTAAEASVAPANPAADAFRESLDEESFFSSLLQPGKGDSSIAEPRESTLVYNALTGRMTSETSVTMQCLRELGFGVNDQRQVIMKHPEVLNALAERVRAGTSALPTKWPVTVARVISAVVMNSNISDPAKALEQMIQVKTNSVMRSRYTSVVSAVNSDLDAAMAETTAAEQAGMNGGHDPDQAIELNDEQKRVIDIALRGHHLYIGGSAGTGKTVLLRAVARRLQGHRLRVAMTATTGVAGCHIGGSTFHHALGVTSRGEFMRRSIILDYDVIIIDEVSMFPQSLFEEFDRVLREEAGTPDLPFGGVQIILCGDFLQLGCINEKSLIGSPVFHKNFVKIRLETQVRQTANSQFANDLQLMRLGIVPSDLQTTVQLLPPGTMVDSAVNLLPTNKEVHAANERQLQELPGDPLTLTPETGITSLQCETTATLLLRTTPDFNEAEFARHTRSLLQATLDLPRASLLSLYRVYEDGHVMRVMLPPGESVAWRDAMRERFLEIAGLLNDLELGATVTEIIPNGDGLHTPETEDYLHKVMSKHPIAQPLTLKKGCRVLLRSNLSNSLVNGSIGTVVDFVECKEESFPEYIKTESVRRCVDRYRVFCFTECGMPVPMVPVVQFYSGEKIAVPPWEFSVGGGPNTHFYSLSSVALPLSLAYAFTVHKVQGLTLVGRVHLELSRMWPCEHLLYVAMSRVRNPEQLSMSSFTASMVVANETCVHFDKALRGALQLTVADIAKYPISAWKRCNDTIYHLRCRGASLRRLLEGVTSMSGSISPLMVSGSGSPQAHGSALDRSGGSFASRSRSDGEDDHEALSAHEMTSTSDGSRVMVRVGRHGSGGTGMVGEVDTDDLAFNLEHLSAIQQSVLVARRMRKLVRHVERVAKLTDARHRTKSNGKNSKGPAAPKGSAHAASAAAAVVSGSIDASSRRDGAEAEEMDGDESCDVERAASVMAASVAAAAAASPAVSLAMGEEHTF, encoded by the coding sequence ATGGCGAAGCCGAAGAGGTCAGCAGGCCGACGACGCACGCAGCGGGAGACGGCTACACCAACACCAGCAGTCGTCACAGCCGCTGAGGCGTCGGTGGCGCCAGCGAaccccgccgccgacgcgttCCGCGAGAGCCTTGACGAGGAGTCCTTCTTCTCGTCACTCCTCCAACCAGGCAAAGGCGACTCCAGCATTGCAGAGCCGAGGGAGTCGACTCTCGTGTACAACGCTCTCACCGGTCGCATGACGAGCGAGACGTCGGTGACGATGCAATGCCTGCGCGAACTCGGCTTTGGCGTCAACGACCAGCGCCAGGTGATCATGAAGCATCCAGAAGTGCTGAACGCGCTTGCCGAGCGGGTACGCGCCGGaacgtcggcgctgccgacgaaGTGGCCCGTCACTGTCGCCCGCGTCATCAGTGCGGTGGTTATGAACAGTAACATAAGCGATCCGGCGAAGGCGCTCGAGCAGATGATCCAGGTGAAGACAAACAGCGTCATGCGCAGCCGCTACACCTCCGTTGTGTCCGCGGTGAACAGCGACCTGGACGCCGCCATggcggagacgacggcggcggagcaaGCAGGCATGAACGGCGGGCACGATCCGGATCAGGCGATCGAGCTCAACGACGAGCAGAAGCGCGTCATCGATATCGCCCTGCGAGGGCACCACTTGTacatcggcggcagcgccggcaccggcaagacAGTGCTTCTGCGTGCCGTGGCGCGTCGCCTGCAAGGCCACCGCCTACGCGTTGCGATGACCGCCACTACGGGCGTAGCTGGGTGCCACATTGGCGGCTCGACCTTCCACCATGCCCTCGGCGTCACCTCCCGTGGCGAGTTCATGCGACGCAGCATCATCCTCGACTACGACGTCATCATCATTGATGAGGTGTCCATGTTCCCGCAAAGCCTCTTTGAGGAATTTGACCGCGttctgcgcgaggaggccgGCACGCCTGATCTGCCGTTCGGCGGAGTGCAGATCATCCTGTGCGGTGACTTCCTCCAGCTCGGCTGCATCAACGAAAAATCGCTCATTGGCTCACCAGTTTTCCACAAGAACTTTGTGAAGATCCGTCTCGAGACGCAGGTGCGGCAGACCGCCAACTCCCAGTTCGCGAACGACCTGCAGCTCATGCGTCTGGGTATCGTGCCGAGCGATCTCCAGACGACGGTGCAGCTACTGCCGCCGGGAACCATGGTCGACTCCGCCGTGAATCTGCTGCCGACGAACAAGGAGGTGCATGCAGCCAACGAGCGACAGCTCCAGGAGCTGCCAGGGGACCCGCTGACGCTCACGCCAGAGACCGGCATCACCTCCCTCCAGTGCGaaacgacggcgacgctgctgctgcgcacgacgCCGGATTTCAACGAGGCCGAGTTTGCCCGCCACACCCGCTCTCTACTGCAGGCCACCCTTGACCTGCCccgcgcctccctcctctcgctctacCGTGTGTACGAAGACGGTCACGTGATGCGCGTCATGCTGCCACCTGGCGAGTCCGTCGCGTGGCGCGACGCGATGCGGGAGCGATTCCTCGAGATTGCTGGCCTGCTGAACGACCTGGAGCTTGGAGCCACGGTGACGGAGATCATCCCGAACGGAGACGGCCTGCACACGCCTGAGACAGAAGACTACCTGCACAAGGTTATGTCGAAGCACCCgatcgcgcagccgctgacACTCAAGAAGGGTTGCCGCGTTCTTCTGCGTTCGAACCTCTCGAACAGCCTCGTAAACGGCAgcatcggcaccgtcgtAGACTTTGTGGAGTGCAAGGAGGAGTCCTTTCCCGAGTACATCAAGACTGAGTCTGTgaggcgctgcgtcgacCGCTATCGCGTGTTCTGCTTCACCGAGTGCGGCATGCCAGTGCCAATGGTGCCCGTCGTCCAGTTCTACAGCGGCGAGAAAATCGCGGTGCCACCGTGGGAGTTCTCCGTTGGTGGTGGGCCAAACACGCACTTCTACAGCCTTTCGAGCGTCGCCCTGCCGCTCTCCTTAGCCTACGCCTTCACGGTGCACAAGGTGCAGGGGCTCACCCTGGTGGGTCGCGTGCACCTGGAGCTGTCCCGCATGTGGCCGTGTGAGCATCTGCTGTACGTTGCCATGAGCCGCGTGCGCAACCCGGAGCAGCTGTCCATGTCGAGCTTCACGGCAAGTATGGTAGTGGCGAACGAAACGTGCGTCCACTTCGACAAGGCGCTGCGTGGGGCGCTACAGTTGACCGTCGCTGACATCGCCAAGTACCCTATCTCGGCATGGAAGCGATGCAACGACACCATTTACCACCTTCGTTGCCGTGGCGCCTCGCTGCGTCGCCTGTTGGAGGGGGTGACGTCTATGAGCGGCAGCATATCTCCGCTGATGGTGTCGGGGAGCGGCAGCCCGCAGGCACACGGCAGTGCTCTCGACCGCTCTGGGGGAAGCTTCGCGTCTCGTAGTAGAAGCGACGGTGAGGACGACCATGAGGCGCTCTCAGCTCACGAGATGACGAGCACAAGCGACGGTAGTCGAGTGATGGTGCGTGTAGGCAGGCACGGTAGCGGCGGTACCGGCATGGTGGGGGAGGTCGACACTGATGACCTGGCTTTCAACCTAGAACACCTTAGCGCCATCCAGCAGTCGGTCCTCGTAGCGCGTCGCATGCGTAAACTGGTGCGGCATGTTGAGCGGGTAGCGAAGCTGACTGACGCGCGACACCGCACCAAGAGCAACGGGAAGAATAGCAAGGGGCCAGCGGCTCCGAAAGGctctgcgcacgcagcgtcagctgcagcagcggtcgTGAGTGGCAGCATTGATGCGTCGAGTAGGCGAGACggagcggaggcggaggagatggacgGTGACGAGTCTTGCGACGTTGAGCGTGCCGCCAGCGTCATGGCAGCCTCCgtagcagccgcggcagcggcgtcgcccgCCGTCTCGCTTGCCATGGGCGAAGAGCACACGTTTTAG
- a CDS encoding 14-3-3 protein, putative, with product MTNVFKVPEKREELVYTAKIAEQCERHDEILFCMKRAVKMNPRLSSEERNLLSAAYKYIISARRACWRSMSSMSHKEDSHKGKTASLFNGFQHQVEKELAEICSDILELLDKYLIPAADNDESKVYYYKLKGDYHRYFAEVESGSDTQKNLALEAYKKASEFTTSLKPTSPIRLGLALNFSVFYYEILRSPDKGCQLARQAFEEALSDPEVLDEEQHKESALIMQLLRDNLALWTEDSRPEGQDDETAMEELE from the coding sequence ATGACCAACGTCTTCAAGGTCCCGGAGAAGCGCGAGGAGCTTGTCTACACGGCGAAGATCGCCGAGCAGTGCGAGCGCCACGATGAAATTCTCTTCTGTATGAAGCGCGCTGTCAAGATGAACCCGCGGCTGTCCAGCGAGGAGCGCAACCTGCTCTCTGCCGCCTACAAGTACATTATCAGTGCCCGCCGCgcttgctggcgcagcatGAGCTCGATGTCGCACAAGGAGGACAGCCACAAGGGCAAGACGGCGAGCCTCTTCAATGGCTTCCAGCATcaggtggagaaggagctggcggagatCTGCTCCGACATTCTGGAGCTTCTGGACAAGTACCTCATCCCAGCCGCCGACAACGACGAGAGCAAGGTGTACTACTACAAGCTCAAAGGTGACTACCACCGCTACTTTGCGGAGGTGGAGTCCGGCTCAGATACGCAGAAGAACCTTGCCCTGGAGGCGTACAAGAAGGCGTCCGAGTTCACAACCTCGCTGAAGCCGACCTCGCCAatccgcctcggcctcgccCTCAACTTCTCTGTCTTCTACTACGAGATTCTGCGCAGTCCCGACAAGGGCTGCCAGCTCGCTCGCCAGGCCTTCGAGGAGGCCCTAAGCGATCCGGAGGTGCTAGATGAGGAGCAGCACAAGGAGTCAGCTCTCAtcatgcagctgctgcgcgacaacCTCGCTCTCTGGACGGAGGACTCTCGCCCGGAAGGCCAGGATGATGAAACAGCCATGGAGGAGCTTGAGTAA